Proteins encoded within one genomic window of uncultured Desulfobacter sp.:
- a CDS encoding TonB-dependent receptor has translation MNKLKSISLSIAISLLLGSLLYAQDTQILDLDSVTVTANKMEENIKEVPQSITVMTDVEIEEKGIKDVSDLIKYIPNLISTSVVNFRGLNSSMFTNASPMVIYVDGVPYSHRWGFNKTISNILRVEVLRGPQGTIYGKDSMGGVINIVTKDPSNTVAGSVSAEYGTDNYGEIAFDISAPVIDNKLFFGLNGVYSQSDGYATNYYPGQREEANEKENYLSNIKLKYNPTDDLTIKFNASKESDTKYGEEGGIVPFGSDINNYERDDFKNVSYDEDTYSENTSDAQALHIDYDFKDLRFSSLTTHKKTEIDQYYDYDHSDNSSYDGLSYFMEMESKNIAQEFRLSNNSDGLRWVTGLYYENQKDDILVATRLSDTYTDAISEIKSDTFAAFGQVVIPFLKDYDLTLGGRYQKIKKDIDSKNYYLPSGTTGAPRYTLDEDNTWNTFLPKIALSYKINKDLSSYFSIAKGYLAGGYNYAASSGTVEQNKFDAQESINYELGIRGDLLDNSLYLSAAIFYMDIKDLHVYSHDEATGVTHTSNAAEAYSQGIELELGYKINDNWRIDGSFGLIEAKYDEYTNASGTDLKDNKIQRTPSHTANLGVSYSNDHGIYGRLDIKNQGRMYFNDTNTYQENSYTTADVKIGYLFDDWDIYAYANNITDESYLTAANNMMTGTVLTYGEGRFLGIGAKYHF, from the coding sequence ATGAATAAACTAAAATCGATAAGCTTATCTATCGCAATATCCTTGCTTTTGGGAAGTCTTCTTTATGCGCAAGATACTCAAATTTTAGATTTAGATAGCGTAACGGTAACGGCAAATAAAATGGAAGAAAATATCAAGGAGGTACCCCAAAGTATTACGGTTATGACAGATGTTGAGATTGAGGAAAAAGGGATAAAGGATGTTAGCGATTTAATAAAATATATTCCAAATCTTATCTCAACTTCAGTAGTAAACTTTAGAGGTTTAAATAGCTCTATGTTTACGAATGCCAGTCCAATGGTGATCTATGTAGATGGCGTTCCCTATAGTCACCGGTGGGGTTTTAATAAAACCATATCAAATATCTTAAGAGTAGAAGTTCTAAGAGGCCCTCAAGGAACAATTTACGGAAAAGACTCTATGGGAGGAGTTATCAATATTGTTACAAAAGACCCTTCAAATACCGTGGCGGGAAGTGTATCAGCTGAATACGGTACAGATAATTATGGCGAAATCGCTTTTGATATCAGTGCTCCGGTGATTGATAACAAACTCTTTTTCGGGCTAAACGGCGTATATTCCCAAAGTGATGGTTATGCTACAAACTACTATCCCGGTCAAAGAGAGGAGGCAAATGAAAAGGAGAATTATCTTTCTAATATCAAGCTAAAATATAATCCGACTGATGATCTAACCATAAAATTCAATGCGTCGAAAGAGAGTGATACAAAATACGGTGAAGAGGGTGGGATAGTACCTTTTGGTTCAGATATTAATAACTATGAAAGAGATGATTTTAAAAATGTATCCTATGATGAAGATACATATTCAGAGAACACGTCTGATGCCCAGGCGCTTCATATAGATTATGATTTTAAAGATTTAAGATTTTCCTCTTTAACAACACATAAAAAAACGGAAATTGACCAATACTATGATTACGATCATTCTGATAATAGTTCATATGATGGCTTATCTTATTTCATGGAAATGGAATCAAAGAATATTGCTCAAGAGTTTAGACTTTCCAATAATAGTGATGGGTTAAGATGGGTTACGGGACTATATTATGAAAACCAAAAAGATGACATTTTAGTTGCGACCAGACTTTCTGATACATACACCGATGCAATTTCTGAAATCAAAAGTGATACTTTTGCTGCTTTCGGACAAGTCGTTATCCCTTTTTTAAAGGATTATGATCTAACTTTAGGTGGCAGATATCAAAAAATTAAAAAAGATATTGATTCAAAAAATTATTACCTGCCTTCAGGTACTACAGGCGCTCCCCGGTATACCTTGGATGAGGATAATACTTGGAATACGTTTCTACCCAAAATAGCGCTTTCCTATAAAATAAATAAGGATCTAAGCTCTTACTTTAGTATCGCCAAAGGGTATCTTGCAGGCGGATACAATTATGCTGCAAGTAGCGGTACAGTAGAACAAAATAAGTTTGATGCCCAAGAGTCCATAAACTATGAGTTAGGGATACGAGGGGACTTATTGGATAATAGCTTATATCTTTCAGCAGCTATTTTTTATATGGATATTAAAGACTTACATGTCTACAGTCATGATGAGGCAACAGGTGTCACACATACATCAAATGCGGCAGAAGCTTATTCTCAAGGAATAGAATTGGAACTGGGATATAAAATAAATGATAATTGGCGCATTGATGGTTCTTTCGGGCTTATCGAAGCAAAATATGATGAATACACGAATGCAAGCGGAACAGATCTAAAAGATAATAAAATACAGAGGACCCCTTCACATACGGCTAATTTAGGCGTGTCATATTCTAACGATCATGGGATCTACGGTAGACTTGATATCAAAAATCAAGGAAGGATGTATTTTAATGATACAAATACATATCAAGAAAATTCATATACCACAGCTGATGTAAAAATAGGATATCTCTTTGATGATTGGGATATTTATGCTTATGCAAATAATATCACCGATGAAAGCTATTTAACGGCTGCCAATAATATGATGACAGGGACTGTTTTAACTTACGGTGAAGGAAGATTCCTAGGAATCGGTGCAAAATATCACTTTTAA
- a CDS encoding ABC transporter permease: MGILLFSFLGSGGATGQFGPAPLGQLVHACVLLTIPNLVFLVTFSVFLVVMFRKAAAAYIGVLLIFICFLIAVSTRSESSHVLLVELLDPFGYCAVKHIIDKMDILELNTAYLTVSTALLWNRIIWGAVSILLFGTSFLKYKFKHFVAQTAKKPRRQKEPECLPQEEPFQKKCGNTAFVPAYGLRTSLTKSVGFAWLEMKSMFRSPIFSLIMFTLFLMFLGYNLLWTSAHYLTTSHLPLTSVMTHARIPMMIVIALMLLILSGELLFKDRSSGVWLLTDAMPTPSWVFVLSRWLTMGSLAFFIASLILVAGLVSQLAMGFTDIEWGLYIRDLYGSRFGWMTALQIITLAFFCGALFNSRLKGHIFSIGIFMFIAMSVDYKLIEQYRFGFSFVPGGFGPEKYNYSQMNGYGVLDAGLFWYAGAWTALAALFFVITLLLWNRGVDRSLKERWQMLRQKLPTSSGRVLAVTMILCLFLFGCFQYGIHDNLIRKAGYRTKAQKEAVAAAYEKKYAKYRETPQPKVTNLDLTLDLFPAKRQAAYTARLELENKTGEPMDTLHLDWDQKLTVAELYCDGHSLEKLEEDSEFRHAIYRLQPALAPGNTMGLNIKATLAYKGFHQSDFQGDLTYNGSVLGTDFLPFFGYDRSRELDENKKRLRQGLDLLDSRMDRVDNLFSRANRFESVQSDSLTWNMVISSDGDQTVIGPGERVGFANLKLTPLRAK; encoded by the coding sequence TTGGGTATTCTTCTTTTTTCCTTTCTTGGTTCAGGAGGTGCAACCGGGCAATTCGGGCCTGCGCCTTTGGGCCAGCTTGTGCATGCTTGCGTCCTGCTCACCATACCAAACCTGGTTTTTCTGGTCACGTTTTCCGTTTTTCTGGTGGTAATGTTTCGCAAAGCGGCCGCCGCCTACATTGGCGTGCTGTTGATATTTATCTGTTTTCTGATTGCCGTTTCCACCCGGAGTGAATCTTCCCATGTTCTGCTTGTGGAGCTTCTTGATCCGTTCGGCTATTGCGCCGTAAAACATATCATTGACAAAATGGACATATTGGAACTTAACACCGCCTATCTGACGGTCTCCACTGCTTTGCTGTGGAACCGGATAATCTGGGGCGCTGTCTCTATACTATTATTCGGAACTTCTTTTTTAAAATACAAATTCAAACATTTTGTTGCCCAAACGGCCAAAAAGCCGCGCCGGCAAAAAGAACCCGAATGCCTGCCCCAAGAAGAGCCGTTTCAAAAAAAGTGTGGCAATACCGCTTTTGTGCCGGCATACGGTTTGCGAACCTCTTTGACGAAAAGCGTTGGATTTGCATGGCTTGAAATGAAAAGTATGTTTCGTTCTCCGATCTTTTCTCTTATCATGTTTACCCTTTTTCTGATGTTTCTGGGATACAATTTACTATGGACATCCGCTCATTACCTGACCACCTCCCATCTTCCCCTGACCTCTGTGATGACACATGCCAGAATTCCCATGATGATCGTCATCGCCTTGATGTTGCTGATTCTGTCGGGCGAACTTTTGTTCAAGGATCGCAGTTCCGGCGTATGGCTGTTAACCGATGCCATGCCCACGCCATCCTGGGTTTTTGTTCTGTCCCGCTGGCTGACCATGGGAAGCCTTGCATTTTTCATCGCTTCGCTGATTTTAGTAGCGGGGCTTGTCTCCCAATTGGCCATGGGATTTACCGATATTGAATGGGGCCTGTATATCCGGGATTTATACGGATCACGTTTTGGCTGGATGACCGCTTTGCAGATCATCACTTTGGCCTTTTTCTGCGGTGCCTTGTTCAACAGCCGGTTGAAAGGACATATTTTTTCCATCGGCATATTTATGTTTATCGCCATGTCAGTCGACTACAAGCTGATTGAACAATATCGCTTTGGATTCTCTTTTGTTCCAGGCGGTTTTGGTCCAGAAAAATACAATTATTCACAGATGAACGGATACGGGGTGCTGGATGCGGGCCTTTTTTGGTATGCCGGGGCCTGGACGGCTTTGGCCGCGTTGTTTTTTGTCATTACGCTGCTTTTGTGGAATCGCGGGGTGGACAGAAGCCTTAAAGAGCGATGGCAGATGCTTCGCCAAAAGCTGCCCACTTCCTCCGGCCGGGTATTGGCGGTCACCATGATCCTTTGTCTGTTTTTGTTTGGTTGTTTCCAGTATGGCATTCATGACAACCTGATCCGCAAGGCAGGATACCGGACCAAGGCGCAAAAGGAAGCCGTGGCCGCAGCCTATGAAAAGAAATACGCCAAATACCGGGAAACGCCCCAACCCAAGGTAACAAATCTGGACCTGACACTGGATCTTTTTCCGGCAAAACGGCAAGCCGCCTACACGGCGCGATTGGAACTTGAAAATAAAACCGGCGAGCCCATGGATACTCTGCATCTGGATTGGGATCAAAAATTGACCGTGGCAGAACTTTATTGTGACGGACATTCTCTTGAAAAATTGGAGGAGGATTCTGAATTTCGTCATGCCATATACCGGCTGCAGCCCGCCCTGGCGCCCGGAAACACCATGGGGCTTAATATTAAGGCAACCCTTGCCTACAAAGGATTTCACCAATCCGATTTCCAAGGCGATCTCACCTATAACGGAAGCGTCTTGGGCACGGATTTTCTGCCCTTTTTCGGTTACGATCGCTCCCGAGAACTGGACGAAAACAAAAAGCGGTTGCGGCAGGGCCTTGATCTTCTGGATTCCCGCATGGACAGGGTGGATAATCTCTTTTCCAGGGCCAACCGCTTTGAATCCGTCCAGTCCGACAGCCTGACCTGGAATATGGTGATCAGTTCGGATGGTGATCAGACAGTGATCGGACCGGGAGAGAGAGTTGGTTTTGCTAACCTAAAATTGACCCCTTTGAGGGCCAAATGA
- the istA gene encoding IS21 family transposase, which yields MLKVDQYDYIRTAHRVYGKAIKELARETGHSKNTIKKILKQEYIGYKQRSKQPYPVLGPYIQEIDRWLGDDKDKPYKQRHTATRIYHRLKSELEYSGGETTVRRYVREAKLRLGLTNQQAFIPSDPTTAQEAEVDWGNCQAVIAGEPVKLKLFCIRSKCSGKHFVRCYPCERQQALFDAHIQAFSFFGGVFPVLIYDNLTTVVQKVFKGKKRHLQESYNRFKAYYNFDPRFCNPGQGHEKGGIEGLVGYARRNYMVPIPHADSLDELNTRLLDDCMAYGEHRIAGQTQSVNELFESEKQVLLPLPTTSFSNVETFMVRVNKYATVIIDKNRYSVPTRYAYMRVQAIVEIDQVIIYWSGRKISTHHRLYGNNKWSLKPEHYLELIRQRPQSFDTARPILQWRDQWPDCLEKLLEHFRRKNGVTKGTREFVTVLMLYEKYAVDKIEAAVKEALKSNVGCSNALKQILHSQNISMESQFDPLSNWETLPPADISAYEQLGGIL from the coding sequence ATGCTTAAAGTGGATCAGTATGATTACATCCGAACAGCTCACCGTGTTTATGGAAAGGCCATTAAAGAGCTTGCCAGAGAAACCGGCCATTCAAAAAACACCATAAAAAAAATTTTAAAGCAGGAATACATTGGCTACAAGCAACGATCTAAACAGCCATATCCCGTTCTTGGTCCTTATATCCAGGAGATAGACCGCTGGCTTGGCGATGACAAGGACAAGCCATACAAACAGCGACATACAGCAACCCGGATATACCATCGTCTGAAATCGGAACTCGAGTATTCCGGTGGAGAGACGACGGTTCGCCGTTATGTGCGTGAGGCAAAGCTGAGGCTGGGTTTAACGAATCAGCAGGCATTTATCCCATCAGATCCGACGACTGCCCAGGAAGCCGAGGTAGACTGGGGAAACTGTCAGGCAGTTATTGCCGGCGAACCCGTGAAGCTGAAATTATTTTGCATACGTTCAAAATGTTCGGGCAAACACTTTGTTCGCTGTTATCCCTGTGAAAGGCAGCAAGCTTTATTTGACGCTCATATCCAGGCCTTTTCATTTTTTGGAGGCGTGTTCCCAGTTCTTATCTATGACAATCTGACAACAGTCGTACAAAAGGTATTTAAAGGAAAAAAACGTCATCTTCAGGAATCTTATAATCGGTTCAAGGCCTATTACAACTTCGATCCAAGGTTTTGCAATCCCGGCCAGGGCCATGAAAAAGGTGGGATTGAAGGCCTGGTCGGCTACGCTCGAAGAAATTATATGGTTCCTATCCCACATGCTGACAGCCTGGACGAATTGAACACGCGCCTCCTCGATGATTGCATGGCCTATGGAGAGCATCGCATCGCCGGTCAAACACAAAGCGTCAATGAATTGTTTGAATCAGAAAAGCAGGTATTGCTGCCATTGCCGACAACATCGTTCAGTAACGTTGAGACGTTCATGGTCAGGGTAAACAAATATGCCACCGTTATTATTGACAAGAACCGGTATTCTGTCCCGACGCGCTATGCTTACATGAGAGTGCAGGCGATAGTAGAGATAGACCAGGTGATCATTTATTGGAGCGGCAGAAAAATAAGCACCCATCATCGGTTATATGGAAATAATAAGTGGAGTTTAAAACCGGAACATTATCTGGAGTTGATTCGTCAGCGTCCACAATCATTTGATACCGCCCGGCCAATTTTACAATGGCGTGATCAATGGCCGGATTGCCTGGAAAAGTTATTAGAACATTTTCGCCGGAAAAACGGTGTAACCAAAGGTACCCGGGAATTTGTCACCGTGCTGATGCTGTACGAAAAATATGCTGTCGACAAGATCGAAGCAGCCGTAAAGGAAGCACTGAAAAGCAATGTCGGCTGCAGCAATGCTCTCAAGCAGATTTTACACAGTCAAAACATCTCTATGGAGTCCCAATTTGATCCTTTGTCGAACTGGGAGACACTGCCCCCTGCTGACATCTCGGCATACGAACAGCTTGGAGGTATCTTATGA
- the istB gene encoding IS21-like element helper ATPase IstB: MNPAVQAVLTQHLKTLKLSTMEKELEGQIRQAHEAACGYDEFLLNLVEAEVQIRQENGRKRRLKEARFPMQKPLETFDFEAAPDLDARLIKELSTGTFIKEARNIILIGKSGAGKTHLATSIGMEACRYGHRVRFITGCGLANELTEAREQQALGRMIKRYAGYGLLILDELGYVPFSKIGAELLFQVLTERHERRSIIITTNLGFGDWTQVFGDANLTAALLDRVTHRAHIIQCNWDSYRLKQTLKSRG, encoded by the coding sequence ATGAACCCAGCAGTCCAGGCAGTCCTCACACAGCACTTAAAAACGCTGAAGCTCTCGACGATGGAAAAAGAGTTGGAAGGTCAGATCCGGCAGGCGCATGAGGCGGCCTGCGGCTACGATGAGTTTTTATTGAATCTTGTTGAAGCGGAAGTTCAAATACGGCAGGAAAACGGTCGCAAGCGACGTCTCAAGGAAGCCAGGTTCCCGATGCAGAAACCGCTTGAAACATTTGATTTTGAGGCTGCCCCTGATTTGGACGCCCGGTTGATCAAAGAACTTTCAACAGGGACATTCATTAAAGAAGCCCGGAATATAATTTTGATAGGTAAAAGCGGAGCCGGTAAAACCCATCTGGCAACCAGCATCGGGATGGAAGCCTGCCGGTATGGACATCGAGTTCGTTTTATTACTGGTTGTGGGCTTGCAAACGAACTGACGGAGGCCAGGGAACAACAGGCTCTGGGTAGAATGATAAAACGATATGCCGGTTATGGGCTGTTGATTCTTGATGAATTGGGGTACGTCCCGTTCAGTAAAATCGGCGCTGAATTATTGTTCCAAGTCCTTACCGAGCGCCATGAAAGACGTTCGATCATCATCACTACCAATCTTGGTTTTGGTGATTGGACGCAGGTGTTTGGCGATGCAAATCTTACCGCTGCTCTGCTGGATCGTGTCACTCACCGGGCTCACATTATTCAATGTAACTGGGACAGTTATCGACTTAAACAGACTTTAAAATCGAGAGGATAA
- a CDS encoding TonB-dependent receptor — MNKQKTISLFIATSLLLGNLLYAQDTKTLDLDSVTVTANKMEEDIKDIPQSITVMTDVDIEEKGIKDVSELIEYIPNLSSTGTVNFRGLNSSTFTNTSPMTIYVDGVPYTHMWGFDKTISNILRVEVLRGPQGSIYGKDSMGGVINIVTREPSDIVEGSVKAEYGTDNYQEAVFDISGPLINNNLYLGVNGVYSQSDGWVTNHYPGSRGDNANEEERYLFNAKLIYNPTDDLSIKFNASEESDTRYGREGGIIPSGTDIHSYERDDFNDALYDQDTYRKRKSDAQALHIDYDFGDMTFSSLTTHKKTEPCAYYDSDGSYGTAKDGFRYFMEFETKNIAQEFRLSNNSDRLRWVAGLYYEKEENDIIVATRTAMNYDAISEIKSDTMAAFGQVVIPFLDDSLELTLGGRLQRIEKDIDLETYLGAPLYTLDEDKTWDAFLPKIALSYKINSDLNTYFSITRGYLAGGFNYNASAGTTETNSFDAQESTNYELGIRGNLFDNSLYLSAAIFYMDIEDLQVWSIDPYTDIRSTSNAGAAHSQGIEIELGYAVNDNWKIDTSLGLIEAKHDDYINADGTDLNDKKIQETPSHTANISVSYFNPNGFYGRLNIRNQGKMYFDETNTVYENSYTTANIRVGYFLDDWEFYGYVNNITDESYLTAASENSVTFGEGRFIGIGAKYTF, encoded by the coding sequence ATGAACAAACAAAAAACGATAAGTTTATTTATCGCTACTTCCTTACTTTTGGGAAATCTTCTTTATGCGCAAGACACTAAAACTTTAGATTTAGATAGCGTAACGGTAACGGCAAATAAAATGGAAGAGGATATTAAAGATATTCCTCAAAGTATTACGGTGATGACGGATGTAGATATTGAGGAAAAAGGGATAAAGGATGTTAGCGAACTAATAGAATACATTCCAAATCTTAGCTCAACTGGAACAGTAAACTTTAGAGGCCTAAATTCCTCTACGTTTACCAATACAAGCCCAATGACAATCTATGTAGATGGCGTTCCGTATACCCATATGTGGGGCTTTGATAAAACCATATCAAACATCCTAAGAGTAGAGGTGCTAAGAGGTCCACAAGGGTCAATCTATGGGAAAGACTCTATGGGCGGAGTTATCAATATCGTCACAAGAGAGCCTTCCGATATAGTAGAAGGAAGTGTAAAAGCAGAGTATGGTACGGATAATTATCAAGAGGCAGTTTTTGATATAAGCGGACCGCTGATTAACAATAATCTCTATTTAGGAGTAAATGGTGTCTATTCTCAGAGTGATGGCTGGGTTACAAACCACTATCCCGGCAGCAGAGGAGACAATGCAAATGAAGAAGAGAGGTATCTTTTTAATGCAAAGCTGATATACAACCCAACTGATGATTTAAGCATAAAATTCAATGCTTCTGAAGAGAGCGATACAAGATATGGTCGAGAGGGTGGAATAATACCTTCAGGTACAGATATTCACAGCTATGAAAGAGATGATTTCAACGATGCCCTCTATGATCAAGATACATATAGAAAGAGAAAATCTGATGCTCAAGCACTTCATATAGATTATGATTTTGGTGATATGACATTTTCTTCTTTGACAACACACAAAAAAACAGAACCTTGTGCATATTATGATTCTGATGGTTCTTATGGTACTGCAAAAGACGGTTTCCGTTATTTCATGGAGTTTGAAACAAAAAATATTGCTCAAGAGTTTAGACTTTCAAATAATAGTGACAGGTTGAGATGGGTTGCGGGGTTATATTATGAAAAAGAAGAAAATGACATTATAGTTGCAACAAGAACGGCTATGAATTATGACGCAATTTCTGAGATCAAAAGCGACACAATGGCTGCTTTTGGACAAGTGGTTATCCCTTTTTTAGATGATAGTTTAGAGCTAACCTTAGGCGGACGACTTCAAAGGATTGAAAAAGATATTGATTTAGAAACCTATTTAGGAGCTCCTCTTTATACCCTTGATGAGGATAAAACTTGGGATGCTTTTTTGCCGAAAATTGCTCTCTCATACAAGATAAACAGCGATCTGAACACTTACTTTAGCATCACAAGAGGGTATCTTGCGGGAGGGTTTAATTACAACGCAAGCGCTGGAACAACGGAGACAAATAGCTTTGATGCCCAAGAATCTACCAATTATGAGCTTGGAATTCGAGGAAATTTATTTGATAACAGCCTCTATCTCTCAGCCGCAATTTTTTATATGGATATAGAAGATTTACAGGTTTGGAGTATAGATCCATACACAGATATTAGATCTACATCAAATGCAGGAGCGGCGCATTCGCAGGGTATAGAGATAGAGCTTGGATATGCCGTAAATGATAATTGGAAGATAGATACCTCTTTAGGGCTGATAGAAGCAAAACATGATGATTACATAAATGCAGACGGCACGGACTTAAACGATAAGAAAATACAAGAAACCCCTTCACATACCGCAAATATCAGCGTGTCATATTTTAATCCTAATGGCTTTTACGGTAGATTAAATATCAGAAATCAAGGAAAGATGTATTTTGATGAAACCAATACAGTATATGAAAATTCCTATACCACAGCCAATATAAGAGTAGGATATTTCCTTGATGATTGGGAGTTCTATGGTTATGTAAATAATATTACCGATGAAAGTTATTTAACAGCAGCGTCTGAAAATAGTGTAACTTTTGGTGAAGGAAGATTTATTGGAATCGGTGCAAAATACACCTTTTAA
- a CDS encoding AraC family transcriptional regulator, which produces MIGIMMEPWFIKRFSQGIAGGLARKIEEMLALQNEGEFFRHPVCMTPSIRVCIHEILGCPYVDARRHLFLASKTLELMMFSFNQLNPDKGRNISCFDLATGSRNFVHKARDIMISDIKNPPSLTELSKRLGVNKTTLTKCFSKVYGVTIFNYLRTFRLEESKRLLQAGNRSVTEIAFKVGYAQQRTFTKEFKKYFGNTPSHYLG; this is translated from the coding sequence ATGATTGGAATTATGATGGAGCCGTGGTTTATAAAGCGTTTTTCCCAAGGAATAGCAGGAGGACTAGCCCGAAAGATAGAAGAGATGTTGGCTCTCCAAAATGAAGGTGAATTTTTCCGCCACCCAGTGTGCATGACGCCTTCTATCCGTGTTTGCATTCATGAAATCCTCGGATGCCCTTATGTTGATGCCCGCAGGCACCTCTTTTTAGCAAGTAAGACGCTGGAACTGATGATGTTCAGTTTTAATCAACTCAATCCTGATAAGGGACGGAACATCTCCTGCTTTGACTTGGCAACCGGTTCCCGGAATTTCGTTCACAAAGCCAGAGACATAATGATTTCCGATATTAAAAACCCTCCCTCCCTTACAGAACTTTCCAAAAGGCTGGGGGTGAATAAGACCACTTTAACCAAGTGTTTTTCTAAAGTTTATGGTGTTACTATATTTAACTATCTTCGCACGTTCAGGCTGGAAGAATCCAAGCGTCTGCTGCAAGCCGGAAACCGAAGTGTGACGGAAATTGCTTTTAAAGTGGGGTACGCCCAGCAAAGGACGTTCACTAAAGAATTTAAAAAGTATTTTGGTAATACGCCAAGCCATTATTTGGGTTGA